A window of Gasterosteus aculeatus chromosome 9, fGasAcu3.hap1.1, whole genome shotgun sequence contains these coding sequences:
- the znf207b gene encoding BUB3-interacting and GLEBS motif-containing protein ZNF207b, with protein MGRKKKKQMKPWCWYCNRDFDDEKILIQHQKAKHFKCHICHKKLYTGPGLAIHCMQVHKETIDSVPNAIPGRVDIELEIYGMEGIPEKDMQERRRTLEQKSQESQKKKSNNQDDSDEDDDDDDEAGPSVQQVAAVQPQAGYAAPMAQMGMPPLAGVAGMHHGGYQGMPPMMPGVPPMMHGMPPAMHGMPPGMMQMGGMMPPMMPGMPGMPHGMPPHMAPRPGMPHMAQAAAAGVMPSRPALPVAQPAVTKPLFPSAAQAQQSTSGAAAPNSHSTAAASDPPKATFPAYTQPSVSSSSSASSSNPSSSTVAKPPATVATKPATLTTTSATSKLIHPDEDISLEELRAQLPRYQRLAPRPGQVHVAAPPVAAVGSIMPPQQGMLPQQPGMRHPMHGQYGAPPQGMPSYMPGGMPPYGQGPPMVPPYQGGPPMGMRPPVMSPAGRY; from the exons ATGGgacgaaagaagaagaagcagatgaaGCCATGGTGCTG GTACTGTAATCGAGACTTTGATGATGAAAAGATCCTAATCCAGCACCAGAAGGCAAAGCATTTTAAATGCCATATTTGCCACAAGAAATTGTACACAGGCCCGGGCTTGGCTATCCATTGCATGCAG gtacacaaagaaacaattgACAGTGTACCAAATGCGATTCCTGGAAGAGTTGACATCGAGCTGGAAATCTATGGTATGGAGGGTATTCCAGAGAAAGACATGCAGGAAAGAAGACGAACATTAGAACAGAAATCTCAAG agaGCCAAAAGAAGAAATCAAACAATCAAGACGACTCTGATgaggatgacgacgacgacgatgaagCAGGACCATCAGTTCAGCAGGTCGCTGCTGTCCAGCCCCAAGCAGGCTACGCTGCTCCGATGGCCCAGATGGGGATGCCGCCCCTGGCCGGTGTAGCTGGGATGCACCATGGAGGATATCAAG GAATGCCTCCCATGATGCCTGGCGTACCTCCCATGATGCACGGCATGCCCCCTGCCATGCATGGAATGCCACCAGG catgATGCAGATGGGTGGAATGATGCCTCCCATGATGCCTGGGATGCCCGGTATGCCCCACG GAATGCCACCTCACATGGCCCCGAGGCCAGGGATGCCCCACATGGCCCAAGCTGCTGCAGCCGGAGTGATGCCCAGTCGACCGGCACTACCGGTGGCCCAGCCGGCTGTCACCAAACCCCTCTTCCCCAGTGCGGCACAG GCCCAGCAGAGCACTTCAGGAGCTGCAGCTCCAAACTCCCACAGTACAGCTGCCGCCTCCGACCCGCCCAAAGCAACATTCCCCGCCTACACCCAGCCCtctgtctcttcttcctcttctgcttcttcttctaacCCCTCTAGCAGCACTGTGGCCAAACCCCCGGCCACAGTGGCCACCAAACCTGCCACCCTCACCACCACGAGTGCAACTAGTAAGTTGATCCATCCTGATGAGGATATCTCACTG GAGGAACTGAGGGCCCAGTTGCCCCGTTACCAGCGACTTGCACCCAGGCCGGGTCAGGTCCACGTTGCTGCTCCCCCTGTGGCGGCTGTGGGCAGCATAATGCCCCCACAGCAAGGCATGCTGCCACAACAGCCTGGCATGAGGCACCCCATGCACG GTCAGTACGGCGCTCCTCCTCAGGGCATGCCGAGCTACATGCCTGGGGGGATGCCTCCCTACGGGCAGGGTCCTCCTATGGTGCCCCCCTACCAGGGAGGCCCTCCCATGGGCATGAGGCCGCCCGTCATGTCTCCGGCTGGGCGCTACTGA
- the rhbdl3 gene encoding rhomboid-related protein 3 isoform X2, with product MAGATRELPVNSSPAVASNAEGEEIEVLESTDVLPVAPEDYDPDSSGFISTERFRDLLATYGSELDPHKLEVLLALADGNADGKICYQDFVNLMSNKRSNSFRRAILQGGRQLKGCSLRDEAGLGLSQRLIRHVAYETLPREVDRKWYFDSYTYCPPPWLILAITIAEVAVFMYYGFQLDRLVLQVSSPSFLKSPLPYHPQLRTQAWRYLSYIFMHTGIEHLSLNMAMQLLVGVPLEMVHGALRIGLVYMCGVLAGSLAVSVTDMTAPVVGSSGGVYALVSAHLANVVMNWSGMKCQFKLFRMAMALVCMSVEFGRAVWLRFYPPAFPPCPNPSFVAHLGGVVVGLTLGVVVLQNYEQRLQEQSLFWIFFSVYALFVLCAVFWNIFAYGLLDVRLPPTP from the exons TATGACCCTGATAGTTCGGGCTTCATCAGTACGGAGCGGTTCAGGGACCTGCTGGCGACCTACGGCTCCGAGCTCGACCCCCACAAACTAGAAGTCCTGTTGGCCCTCGCCGACGGCAACGCCGACGGGAAGATCTGCTACCAAGACTTTGTCAACCTG ATGAGCAACAAGCGCTCCAACAGTTTCCGAAGGGCCATCCTGCAGGGGGGCCGGCAGCTGAAGGGCTGCAGTCTCAGGGACGAGGCGGGTTTGGGGCTGTCCCAACGGCTGATCCGACACGTCGCCTACGAGACGCTGCCCCGCGAGGTTGACCGCAAGTGGTACTTTGACAGCTACACCTACTGTCCCCCACCCTGGCTCATCCTGGCTATTACTATTGCTGAG GTGGCCGTGTTCATGTACTACGGCTTCCAGCTGGACCGCTTGGTCCTGCAGGTATCCAGCCCGTCTTTCCTGAAGAGCCCCTTGCCTTACCACCCACAGCTACGCACACAGGCCTGGAGATACCTCAGCTACATATTCATGCACACTGG gatTGAACACCTGAGCCTGAACATGGCCATGCAGCTGCTGGTGGGAGTCCCTCTAGAAATGGTCCACGGAGCCCTGCGGATCGGACTGGTCTACATGTGTGGTGTGCTGGCAG GGTCTCTGGCGGTGTCTGTCACCGACATGACGGCCCCAGTGGTCGGCTCGTCCGGGGGAGTCTATGCTCTGGTCTCAGCACATTTGGCCAATGTGGTCATG aACTGGTCGGGAATGAAGTGTCAGTTTAAGTTATTCCGGATGGCCATGGCCCTGGTTTGCA TGAGCGTAGAGTTCGGTCGGGCGGTGTGGCTGCGCTTCTACCCGCCGGCCTTTCCCCCATGTCCCAATCCCAGCTTCGTAGCTCACCTGGGAGGGGTGGTGGTCGGCCTGACGCTGGGTGTGGTGGTGCTGCAGAACTACGAGCAGCGGCTCCAGGAGCAGTCGCTGTTTTGGATCTTCTTCTCGGTCTACGCCTTGTTCGTGCTCTGCGCTGTCTTCTGGAACATCTTCGCCTACGGCCTGCTCGACGTGCGACTGCCCCCGACGCCTTGA